The following proteins come from a genomic window of Malus domestica chromosome 02, GDT2T_hap1:
- the LOC103447579 gene encoding CSC1-like protein At3g54510, which translates to MISKKSWALIQANWMSSASGKSNFAKRRRSIEQTESPPRWTCFLPMGRDRISGDELPVAFVTFKSRLGAALVIHSQQHSNPLLWITDDASEPRDVSWRNLAIPVRVLPLCNFGVIVAASLLTIFFAIPVTAVQGIAKFKKLKKWFPPAMALQLISGLSSVITGYLPSAVLNLFIYIVPFTMLGMAKLSGCISKSREEIKACNMVLYFLVGNVFFWSLLSGSLIDEIGESFTHPKDIPNHFARAVSAQADFFVTYTLTDGLSGFSLEILQPGLLCWDAIRSCTYGRGKEKTPYLYSLPYFRIIPVVSLSVLIGTVYAVVAPLMLPFLIGYFLLGYAVYINQIENVYETVYDTCGQYWPYINHYILVAIILMQITMIGLYGLKSKPAASFSTIPLLVLTLMFNDYCKMRFLPAFHLLSIQNAKEFDELDEKCNQVEFNCENASTAYCPPCLRPLNCMESGSSHTPPLVILRHYKLKLPQYSSFFDVENQV; encoded by the exons ATGATCTCGAAAAAATCTTGGGCCTTAATACAGGCAAATTGGATGTCCTCAGCTTCGGGAAAATCAAATTTCGCCAAAAGGCGGCGCTCAATCGAGCAAACAGAATCTCCTCCTAGATGGACCTGCTTCCTCCCCATGGGAAGAGACCGGATTAGCGGGGAT GAGTTGCCTGTTGCTTTTGTTACATTCAAGTCTCGGTTGGGTGCAGCCCTAGTTATCCACTCCCAGCAGCACTCAAATCCACTTCTTTGGATCACTGACGATGCTTCAGAACCCAGGGATGTATCATGGAGAAATTTGGCAATCCCAGTCCGAGTTTTGCCACTCTGCAATTTTGGAGTTATTGTTGCAGCCTCCCTTCTTACAATTTTCTTTGCTATCCCAGTCACTGCCGTCCAGGGAATTGCCAAATTTAAAAAGTTAAAGAAATGGTTTCCCCCTGCCATGGCTTTACAGTTGAT ATCAGGGTTAAGCTCTGTCATAACAGGGTATCTTCCGAGTGCCGTTCTGAATTTGTTTATCTACATTGTTCCATTTACAATGCTCGGAATGGCTAAACTATCAGGCTGTATCTCAAAGAGCAGGGAGGAGATAAAAGCGTGCAACATGGTTTTATATTTCCTAGTTGGAAACGTCTTCTTTTGGAGCTTGTTATCTGGCTCTTTAATAGATGAAATTGGCGAATCTTTTACTCATCCGAAAGATATCCCCAATCACTTTGCTAGAGCTGTCTCTGCTCAA GCAGATTTCTTTGTGACATATACTTTGACAGATGGGCTGTCGGGGTTTTCTTTGGAGATCCTCCAACCAGGATTACTTTGCTGGGATGCTATAAGGTCCTGTACATATGGCCGTGGAAAAGAGAAGACTCCTTATCTTTATTCATTACCTTACTTCAGAATCATTCCTGTGGTCTCGCTGTCCGTGCTGATTGGTACAGTATATGCCGTTGTGGCACCACTTATGCTCCCATTTTTGATTGGTTACTTCTTGCTCGGCTATGCGGTGTATATAAACCAG ATTGAAAATGTTTATGAGACTGTTTATGATACGTGTGGACAGTATTGGCCTTACATCAATCATTATATTCTCGTTGCAATCATTCTCATGCAAATAACTATGATTGGTCTCTATGGACTGAAATCAAAGCCGGCCGCATCCTTTTCCACAATTCCACTTCTAGTGCTGACATTGATGTTTAATGATTACTGCAAGATGCGTTTTCTTCCTGCATTCCACCTTTTATCTATTCAG AATGCCAAGGAATTTGATGAACTTGATGAGAAGTGCAATCAGGTGGAGTTTAACTGTGAGAATGCTAGCACTGCTTATTGCCCCCCTTGTTTGCGTCCTTTGAATTGCATGGAATCAGGGTCAAGCCACACGCCGCCTTTAGTTATTCTTCGTCATTATAAACTCAAGCTCCCCCAGTACTCGTCTTTTTTTGATGTGGAGAATCAGGTCTAA
- the LOC114822115 gene encoding CSC1-like protein At3g54510: protein MNPESLIASAAINIGLAIFILTLFSVLKKQPSNAPIYYPRRLSESNCQSHRRIPDFDDNYASSPVGFRRFLPSVTWIFRAFRVSEDEILQSNGLDALIIIRLFKFGIRFFVVCSLIGLVVLVPVNYNGDGLAARSDHSLDFFSISNISPGSNRLWVHCSCLWFISLYGVYLLHKEYKEILAKRIQQLLNVRHQPNQFNVLVREIPFCSEHKSRGCCVDEFFSKHHPYAYHSYQILYDGKEFKELLNQSKSIEKKIEDLRKRSVVKKHNQTPLLLNPSHEDSEKLSVYEEKLEELHHKIHQLQCEDMLHEKELPVAFVTFKSRLGAALVVHSQQHSNPLLWITDDAPEPRDVSWRNLAIPVRLLPLCNFGVIVAASLLTIFFAIPVTAVQGIAKFEKLKKWFPPAMALQLIPGLSSVITGYIPSAVLNLFIYIVPFAMLGMAKLSGCISKSREEIKACNMVFYFLVGNVFFWSLLSGSLIDEIGESFTHPKDIPSHLARAVSAQADFFVTYILTDGLSGFSLEILQPGLLCWDAIRSCTYGRGKEKTPYLYSLPYFRIIPVVSLSVLIGTVYAVVAPLMLPFFIGYFLLGYAVYINQIEDVYETFYDTCGQYWPYINHYILVAIILMQITMIGLFGLKSKPAASFSTIPLLVLTLMFNEYCKMRFLPAFHLLSIQNAKEFDELDEKCNQVEFNYENASTAYCPPCLRPLNCMESGSSHTPPLVTSSSL, encoded by the exons ATGAACCCTGAAAGCCTGATAGCTTCAGCGGCCATAAACATAGGGTTGGCTATTTTCATCCTCACCCTTTTCTCCGTCCTCAAGAAACAACCGTCAAATGCCCCTATTTACTATCCTCGCCGCCTCTCTGAATCCAACTGCCAGAGCCACCGCCGCATTCCCGACTTCGATGATAATTACGCCTCGTCACCCGTCGGTTTCCGCCGGTTCCTCCCTTCTGTCACATGGATTTTCCGCGCGTTTCGCGTCTCCGAGGATGAAATCCTCCAATCCAATGGCCTCGACGCTCTTATCATCATTAGGCTCTTCAAATTCGG TATCAGATTCTTTGTGGTATGCTCCCTTATTGGATTGGTGGTACTTGTTCCAGTAAATTATAATGGCGATGGTCTTGCAGCTAGGAGCGACCATTCCTTGGATTTTTTCTCAATATCTAACATTAGTCCAGGTTCCAACAG GCTTTGGGTGCATTGTTCATGCCTATGGTTTATATCTCTCTATGGCGTATACCTATTGCACAAG GAATATAAGGAGATTTTGGCTAAAAGGATTCAGCAACTTCTGAACGTTAGGCATCAGCCTAATCAGTTTAATGTTCTGGTTCGGGAAATTCCTTTTTGCAGCGAACACAAGTCTCGTGGGTGTTGTGTTGATGAGTTCTTCTCTAAACATCACCCGTATGCCTATCATTCTTATCAGATATTGTATGATGGGAAAGAATTTAAGGAGTTGTTG AACCAATCAAAATCCATCGAAAAAAAGATAGAGGACTTGAGAAAGCGGTCTGTGGTCAAGAAACATAACCAAACCCCTTTGCTCTTGAATCCATCTCATGAAGATTCTGAGAAATTATCGGTCTATGAGGAAAAGCTTGAAGAACTTCATCACAAGATACACCAGTTACAGTGTGAAGATATGCTCCACGAAAAG GAGTTGCCTGTGGCTTTTGTTACATTCAAGTCTCGGTTGGGTGCAGCCCTAGTTGTCCACTCCCAGCAGCACTCAAATCCACTTCTTTGGATCACTGACGATGCTCCAGAACCCAGGGATGTATCATGGAGAAATTTGGCGATCCCAGTCCGACTTTTGCCACTCTGCAATTTTGGAGTTATTGTTGCAGCCTCCCTTCTTACAATTTTCTTTGCTATCCCAGTCACTGCTGTCCAGGGAATTGCCAAATTTGAAAAGTTAAAGAAATGGTTTCCCCCAGCTATGGCTTTACAGTTGAT ACCAGGGTTAAGCTCTGTCATAACAGGGTATATTCCGAGTGCCGTTCTGAATTTGTTTATCTACATTGTTCCATTTGCAATGCTCGGAATGGCTAAACTATCAGGCTGTATCTCAAAGAGCAGGGAGGAGATAAAAGCGTGCAACATGGTTTTTTATTTCCTAGTTGGAAACGTCTTCTTTTGGAGCTTGCTATCGGGCTCTTTAATAGATGAAATTGGCGAATCTTTTACTCATCCAAAAGATATCCCCAGTCACCTTGCTAGAGCTGTCTCTGCTCAA GCAGATTTCTTCGTGACATATATTTTGACAGATGGGCTGTCGGGGTTTTCTTTGGAGATCCTTCAACCAGGATTACTTTGCTGGGATGCTATAAGGTCCTGTACATATGGCCGTGGAAAAGAGAAGACTCCTTATCTTTATTCATTACCTTACTTCAGAATCATTCCTGTGGTCTCGCTGTCCGTGCTGATTGGTACAGTATATGCAGTTGTGGCACCACTTATGCTCCCATTTTTTATTGGTTACTTCTTGCTCGGCTATGCGGTGTATATAAACCAG ATTGAAGATGTTTATGAGACTTTTTATGATACGTGTGGACAGTATTGGCCTTACATCAATCATTATATTCTCGTTGCAATCATTCTCATGCAAATCACTATGATTGGTCTTTTTGGACTGAAATCAAAGCCAGCCGCATCCTTTTCCACAATTCCACTTCTAGTGCTGACATTGATGTTTAATGAGTACTGCAAGATGCGTTTTCTTCCTGCATTCCACCTTTTATCTATTCAG AATGCCAAGGAATTTGATGAACTTGATGAGAAGTGCAATCAGGTGGAGTTTAACTATGAGAATGCTAGCACTGCTTATTGCCCCCCTTGTTTGCGTCCTTTGAATTGCATGGAATCAGGGTCAAGCCACACGCCGCCTTTAGTTACTTCTTCGTCATTATAA